Genomic segment of Rhodococcus sp. W8901:
CCCCGCTGAGCATCGCGTAGGCGACGGTCAGGGATGCGCCGATGCCCACCCAGACCGCATACGCGGTACCGGTGGGCAGGGTGCGCATCGCGTAGGCGAGTCCGGCCATGCTGAGCGCGATGCCGACGGCGAACACGATCGAGGGGGCGAGGCGGGTGAAGCCTGCGGACTTGCCGAGGGCGGTCGCCCACACGGCTTCGAGAACGCCGGAAATTACGAGAACGATCCAGGCCATGGTGTTTCAACTCTCCAAACACCGTCTTGTCGCTGGCCGGGTACGGTGTGCTCG
This window contains:
- a CDS encoding DMT family transporter is translated as MAWIVLVISGVLEAVWATALGKSAGFTRLAPSIVFAVGIALSMAGLAYAMRTLPTGTAYAVWVGIGASLTVAYAMLSGDESASFVKVLLILGIVGCVVGLKVLH